In Streptomyces sp. TLI_146, the genomic stretch TTACGACGCCGAGGTGTACGCGATCGACACCGCCACCGGCAAGGAGCTCGCCCGTATCCCGGTCGGCTCGGGCCCGCACGGCCTCGCGGTCTATCCGCAGCCGGGCCGCTACTCGCTGGGCCACACCGGCATCTTCCGCTGAGTCCATATGGATGCACGCACGGCCGTCCCCGGGATGTCTCCCGGGGGCGGCCGCGTCTCACAGGCCGTGTCTCACCGTCCGGGTCTCACCACAGCACCGGCAGCCGTTCCGGCAGGCGCTTGATGAAGCCGGTGCGCCACACCAGCTGCTGCGGCGGGACCGCGAGGCGCAGCCCCGGCAGCCGCTCCACCAGTACGCCGAGCGCGACCTCCGCGTGCGCCCGGCCAAGGCCCGTGGCCGGGCAGAAGTGGCGGCCCGCGCCGAAGGAGAGGTGCGGGTTGACCTCGCGGTCCAGGTCGAGCCGTTCGGGGTCGGTGAAGACCTCCGGGTCGAAGTTGGCGCCCTCGACCAGCACGAGCACCAACTCGCCCTTCTTCACCAGCACTTCGCCGACCCGGACGTCCTCGGTGGCCAGCCTCGGCAGGCCGTCCCCGATGGAGAGGTTCCACCGCAGCAGCTCGTCCACGGCCCGGCCCATCCGGTCCGGGTGAGCCCGCAGGTACCCGATCAGCTCCGGGTGCTGGAGCAGCGCGAGCACCGCGAGCACCAGGAACGCGGACGTCGAGACGGCGCCCGCGCCGAACAGCGAGACCGCGACCGTCGCCAGCATCTCGTCGGTGAGGTGCGCGGACTCCTCCTCCGTACGCAGTTCAGCGAGGCGGCCGAGCAGGCCCGCGCGCTGGTCCTCCGGCGCGTTGAGCCGGTCGACCATGTACCCGAGGTCCTTGTACCAGTTGAGGCGGGAGCCCTCGAAGGCGTGCGGGCTGGTCATGAACGCGATGTCAAGACCGCTCATCAGCCGCCGCCAGTCCGCGAACGGCACCCCGACCACCTTGCAGTGCAGGGCCGCCGAGAAGGGGTCGGCGAACCCCGCCCGGAAGTCCGCCGGCGGTCCCTCGGTGAGCAGTCCGTCGACGAACTCGTCGGCCCGCTCCCGCAGCCACTCCCGCAGGCCGTCGGTGCGCGGGTTGAGCGCCTTCATCACGGCGCCGCGCAGCCCCGCGCTGTTGATGTTCCCCATGTTGTTGACGACCTCCGGCGGGATCGTCAGCGCGTACTGGCGCGGGGCACCCGGGGCCGCGGTGTCCTTGAGGCTGAACCGGTCGTCCTCCAGGACGCGTTTGGCCAGCGCGTAACTGCTCACCAGCCAGGCGGTGTCGCCGGTCAGGGTGCGCACCCGGGCCACCGGCGCCTTGGTGCGCAGGGCGGCGCACTCCTCGGGGAGGACATCGCCGCGCCGGCCGAGCGGGAAGTCGAGCAGGGGGCCGGTGTCGGTGCTGGTGGTGCTCGTGGTGCTGGTGCGGCTCATGCGGCGACTCCTTCCGGGTGGACGGCCTGCGGGCGCACGATCGCGTACGCCTGGTTGCGGGAGGCGCGCAGGCCGCCGCCCTTGGCGTAGAGGAGTTCGGTGAGCGGGATCAGCGCGTGGTAGCTGGACACCGAGGACGGGACCTGGAGGATTCCCGGGGTGTCGAGGAAGAACGGCAGCTCGGCGGCGATGTAGTCGAGGCAGGCGCCGAGTTGCGCCGGGCTCACCGGGGCGCCGTCGGCCTTCCCGGCCAGGAACGCGGCGGCCATCTCCTCGCAGCCCGTACGGAATTCGCGGTCGGTCGCGAGGAAGTGCCGCACCCGGCGGTGCAGCAGGTCGTACACAGGGTTGCCCTCGAACTCGGAGAGCGCGTGCACCCCGACCGGGAGCCCGGGGCGGGCGGCCTCCTCGACGCCCCGCACGATCCTTCTGCGGACCGCCTTCAGCTCCTTGGCGGCCCGCCTGCGCGCGTGCTCGTCGTCGTAGCCGAGGGTCGCGAACATCCGGTCCACATGGCGGTCGGCGTAGACGAGGTCGACCCGGTCGAAGCGGGCGGAGGCCCAGCGGACGAGACCGGCGATGCGGGCGGCGCTGAAATAGCTGTTTCCCGGACTCACCCCGATGAGGACGTGGTCGCCCTCGTCCCAGATGAAGCGACAGCTCCGGGTGAACGGCTGGAAGGTAAAGGTGGTGGTTGCTTCAGTGGTGGCAGTCACTCCTGAATCGCCCCAGCGCCGCGAGTCCCTGGGAGCCCTGTGCTCCCGGTGTGGCGGCGACAGCACGAAGTTATCGCCCGGTGGCGGAGCGTAGGGAAGAGGGTCCCGGACTTTTGGCGGGAATTCGCCCCCACGAAATGCCGGGGGCGATGTTTGCGGGACGCGGTGGGGCCGACGGGGGTGCGAAAAGAGGCTCTCGGTCGGTCTCGGCGCGGCTCAGTGCGCGACGAGCAGCGCTTCCGAGCCGACGGGGCGGTACCCCGCCGCCTGGAACGTCCGTACGCTGCGGGCGTTGCCGGGCGACTGCTGGGCCCAGATCACCGGCTCGGGCGCCAGATGCCGCGCCGCCAGCGCGAGCTGTACGCCGAGCCCGCGCCCCCGCACGCCGTCGTCCACCTCGATGGCCGCCTCCCAGCGGCCCGCCACGCCCCGCCCGAGGACCAGCACCCCGCCGGGCGTCGCCCACACCCGCACCTCGTCCCGGAACTTCAGCGCCCGGGCCACCCGGGGATGGCCGGGGTCCTCGAGCTCGGTCAGCGCGAGCGGCGGCTCGCCGGGCAGGGCGGGTGCGCAGGTGAGGAGGTCGACGCAGTTCATCCGACGGCCGGTACGGGCCATCAGCGCGGTCAGGAACGAGGGGTTCATCGAGGCGGCGAACGGATCGGCGTCGGTGGCCGCGAGGGTCTGCCGGATCCACTCCGGGTCCTCGTCCAGGAACACCACGGAGTGCGCGGTGAACGCGAGCACTCCCGCGTCGCGCGGGTTCGGCTGGGGAACGACGGTGGTCGCCCCGTCCGTCGGCGGGAAGTGCCCGCGCGCGGCGGCGGCCAGTATGTCGCCCAGTTCCTGCCCCATGCCCTGCAACCTCTCGTGGCCGTCCGTTCTCCTCCCCCATGATCACCCATGGACGGGGGGCCGGGCGCCGTACGGAAAGGGCCCGGGGCCGGTTAGTCTGACCCCCGTCAAAAACGCACCAAGATAGGGGTGGACCCAGTGGCGGACATCGAAGAGGCCCGCAAGGCGTTCGCGCGGCTCGACGTCGACGGCAACGGCGAGGTGACGGCGACCGAGTACAAGCAGGTCATGGCCCAGCTGGGCGACTTCCACGTCACGGAGACCGTGGCCCAGGCCATCATCAGGGCCAAGGACGCCAACGGCGACGGCAAGCTCTCCTTCGAGGAGTTCTGGGCGTCCCTCGACAAGTGACCCCCGCTCTCACGTCCGCCGGCCCGTGGTGACACGGGTCGGCGGACGTCGTTTTTCCCCGGTCGCGGCTCCGCCCGCCCGCCGCGCATCATGATCGATCGTGGACCGTCCAATAACAGAACCGCACGCGTCATCTTAGGAAAAACTCGAAGGTGATCGAGGCAAGAACGGCCTCAACAAGGGTCGCGCCGCTCGATATCGCCACCTCGCGAGCGCTTCATCAACTAGATTTTCGCCGGGGACTTCGCTACCGTTCTGGCACGTTACTCACCGGTCCGATTTTCGAACCCGGCTCGGTGGGATGAAGTGAATAGGATGAAAGGAGTTGACCATGCCTTTCTCATTATCACTCGGGCGGGAAGGAACGTGGGGCCGGATCATGCGTCGTATTTTTTCCTGGGTGAGGCCGGGCGGCACCGGCCGCCGGTCGGCGGACGACGGGAATCCGGATGCGGACACCTGCCTCTTCTGTCGGCGGGAGCGGCCGGACCTGAACCGGATCATGCATGAGAACAAGACTTTTTATATCCGCTACGACAACTTCCCCGCAGCGGAAGGCCATGTCGAAATCGTTCCGAAGCGCCATGTCGAGTCGTTTTTCCAGCTGACGACCAGGGAGCTGAAGGACGCCTATTCCCTGATCCGCTTTGCGCGGGAGAACATCGACGACCGGCATCATCCCGACGGATACACGATCGGGGTGAACGAGGGGCGGGCCGCCGGGAGGACCATCGACCACCTCCATATCCATCTGATTCCCCGGCATCACAACGATGTGGCCGACCCGCGCGGCGGCATCCGCCGGGCGGTTCCCAACTGTGAACCGGACACCTGGACGGCCCGGCCGGAACCCGGGGAG encodes the following:
- a CDS encoding cytochrome P450, with product MSRTSTTSTTSTDTGPLLDFPLGRRGDVLPEECAALRTKAPVARVRTLTGDTAWLVSSYALAKRVLEDDRFSLKDTAAPGAPRQYALTIPPEVVNNMGNINSAGLRGAVMKALNPRTDGLREWLRERADEFVDGLLTEGPPADFRAGFADPFSAALHCKVVGVPFADWRRLMSGLDIAFMTSPHAFEGSRLNWYKDLGYMVDRLNAPEDQRAGLLGRLAELRTEEESAHLTDEMLATVAVSLFGAGAVSTSAFLVLAVLALLQHPELIGYLRAHPDRMGRAVDELLRWNLSIGDGLPRLATEDVRVGEVLVKKGELVLVLVEGANFDPEVFTDPERLDLDREVNPHLSFGAGRHFCPATGLGRAHAEVALGVLVERLPGLRLAVPPQQLVWRTGFIKRLPERLPVLW
- a CDS encoding tRNA-dependent cyclodipeptide synthase, yielding MTATTEATTTFTFQPFTRSCRFIWDEGDHVLIGVSPGNSYFSAARIAGLVRWASARFDRVDLVYADRHVDRMFATLGYDDEHARRRAAKELKAVRRRIVRGVEEAARPGLPVGVHALSEFEGNPVYDLLHRRVRHFLATDREFRTGCEEMAAAFLAGKADGAPVSPAQLGACLDYIAAELPFFLDTPGILQVPSSVSSYHALIPLTELLYAKGGGLRASRNQAYAIVRPQAVHPEGVAA
- a CDS encoding GNAT family N-acetyltransferase gives rise to the protein MGQELGDILAAAARGHFPPTDGATTVVPQPNPRDAGVLAFTAHSVVFLDEDPEWIRQTLAATDADPFAASMNPSFLTALMARTGRRMNCVDLLTCAPALPGEPPLALTELEDPGHPRVARALKFRDEVRVWATPGGVLVLGRGVAGRWEAAIEVDDGVRGRGLGVQLALAARHLAPEPVIWAQQSPGNARSVRTFQAAGYRPVGSEALLVAH
- a CDS encoding EF-hand domain-containing protein, with product MADIEEARKAFARLDVDGNGEVTATEYKQVMAQLGDFHVTETVAQAIIRAKDANGDGKLSFEEFWASLDK
- a CDS encoding HIT family protein translates to MRRIFSWVRPGGTGRRSADDGNPDADTCLFCRRERPDLNRIMHENKTFYIRYDNFPAAEGHVEIVPKRHVESFFQLTTRELKDAYSLIRFARENIDDRHHPDGYTIGVNEGRAAGRTIDHLHIHLIPRHHNDVADPRGGIRRAVPNCEPDTWTARPEPGEKAAEDLAGAHRGRN